One window from the genome of Musa acuminata AAA Group cultivar baxijiao chromosome BXJ1-4, Cavendish_Baxijiao_AAA, whole genome shotgun sequence encodes:
- the LOC135645630 gene encoding binding partner of ACD11 1-like encodes MSAKTVKISNICLSASQRDIQEFFSFSGDIDYVEMQSESEDTQLAYVTFRDSQGAETAMLLTGATIVDRSVNITPAENYKLPPEAYRHMLDGNSSPTNEAVKKAEDVVSGMLAKGFVLSKDALQRAKAFDEQHQLLSTASATVVSLDQRIGLSEKLSTGMAMVSGKVREVDERYQVTEITRSALASAEQTATNAGSAIMSNRYVSTGASWLSSALGKVMKAAEDVSILTKEKVEKAEEERKQLFWDERRGMVSEYAKVHLDEPLSNEPPTVPVYSMDEQKLRIA; translated from the exons ATGTCG GCAAAAACAGTGAAAATTAGTAACATTTGCTTGTCTGCATCTCAAAGGGACATTCAAGAATTCTTTTCCTTCTCTGGGGACATCGATTATGTTGAAATGCAAAG TGAATCAGAAGATACTCAACTTGCTTATGTCACTTTTAGAGACTCACAAGGAGCAGAAACTGCAATGCTTCTCACA gGAGCAACAATAGTTGATCGTTCTGTTAATATAACTCCAGCTGAGAATTACAAGTTGCCTCCTGAAGCTTACAGACACATGCTG GATGGAAACTCCTCACCTACCAATGAGGCGGTGAAGAAGGCGGAGGATGTGGTAAGTGGCATGTTGGCCAAGGGCTTTGTTCTCAGCAAGGATGCACTCCAGAGAGCGAAAGCCTTTGACGAGCAGCACCAActtctatccactgcctcagcaacCGTCGTGTCTCTGGATCAGAGGATTGGGCTGAGTGAGAAGCTAAGCACAGGCATGGCCATGGTCAGTGGGAAGGTGAGGGAGGTGGACGAGCGATACCAGGTAACTGAGATCACGAGGTCGGCCCTTGCCTCCGCTGAGCAAACAGCCACCAATGCTGGATCAGCCATCATGAGCAACCGCTATGTCTCAACCGGAGCATCATGGTTATCAAGTGCACTCGGTAAGGTAATGAAGGCAGCTGAGGATGTTAGCATCCTGACCAAGGAGAAGGTGGAGAAGGCCGAAGAGGAGAGGAAGCAACTATTCTGGGATGAGAGACGGGGAATGGTGAGCGAGTATGCAAAGGTTCACCTCGACGAGCCGTTGTCGAACGAACCTCCGACGGTCCCTGTGTACTCTATGGATGAGCAGAAGCTGCGGATCGCATAA
- the LOC135645647 gene encoding uncharacterized protein LOC135645647, which translates to MEGGCVHNCIPCKRMEYDHRFSASPPPTPPLKAKHHHLCFTSCFRPVAGCDGGDPESPYGERAARPLIRSPKSWIRSKAHELPDNCCKCRALVSHCRWGRHRRHHSADFRYDPLSYALNFDEGSQGESPASAEQLRYRCFSSRLPASPPRGSDGGGFDDRKRAHGVEGIEAPLRFT; encoded by the coding sequence ATGGAGGGGGGCTGTGTTCATAACTGCATCCCCTGCAAGAGGATGGAGTACGATCACCGTTTCTCCGCGTCACCGCCGCCTACCCCGCCGCTGAAGGCGAAGCACCACCACCTCTGCTTCACGTCTTGTTTCCGCCCCGTCGCTGGTTGCGACGGCGGGGACCCGGAATCCCCATACGGGGAGCGCGCCGCCCGGCCGCTGATCCGATCGCCCAAGTCGTGGATCCGATCCAAGGCGCACGAGCTGCCGGATAACTGCTGCAAATGCCGGGCCCTGGTCTCCCACTGCCGTTGGGGGAGGCACCGGCGCCACCACTCCGCCGACTTCAGGTACGACCCCCTTAGCTACGCCCTCAACTTCGACGAGGGGTCCCAGGGCGAGTCTCCCGCTAGCGCCGAGCAGCTCCGGTACCGCTGCTTCTCGTCCCGGCTCCCGGCTTCGCCCCCGCGCGGCAGCGATGGCGGTGGATTCGATGATCGGAAGAGGGCTCATGGAGTCGAAGGGATTGAGGCGCCCCTGCGATTCACCTAA